The Novipirellula caenicola genome window below encodes:
- a CDS encoding dipeptide epimerase translates to MKSGRRAFLSGMGVTSLATVLPQTKCTAQENPASLAAAPASIGNGKMKLSFRPYELQLEHTFTVAGNSRKTTPVVLAEIQYEGLTGYGEASMPPYLGESQQSVMQFLSKVKLEQFKDPFLLDDILAYVDSLEAGNRAAKACVDIALHDLLGKLVGKPLHKLWGINPANTPMTSFTIGIDTPEMVKMKTKEAARFKVLKVKLGGGNDREMIEAVRSVTDVPIYVDVNQGWSDKHEALEMVHWLAEQGTEFVEQPLAKTAVDDLAWLTSKSPLPIIADEAFQRLGDVADFQGVYSGINIKLMKSTGLREAQKMITVARALDMRVMMGCMTETSCAVSAAAQLSPLVDWADLDGNLLITNDLYEGVKVIDGKLTLSDLPGIGIRRRNA, encoded by the coding sequence ATGAAGAGCGGACGACGAGCCTTTCTGAGCGGAATGGGAGTGACCTCGCTGGCGACTGTACTGCCACAGACCAAGTGCACGGCGCAGGAAAATCCTGCATCGCTCGCGGCGGCGCCGGCATCGATTGGCAACGGGAAAATGAAGCTAAGCTTTAGGCCCTACGAGTTGCAGCTAGAGCACACCTTTACCGTCGCTGGAAACTCTCGGAAAACAACGCCCGTAGTGCTTGCCGAGATCCAGTACGAGGGATTGACGGGGTATGGCGAAGCATCCATGCCTCCCTACCTGGGCGAATCGCAGCAGTCGGTGATGCAATTCCTCAGCAAGGTGAAGTTGGAGCAGTTCAAGGACCCTTTTCTGTTGGACGATATTCTCGCCTATGTCGACTCGCTGGAAGCAGGCAACCGAGCGGCAAAAGCCTGTGTCGATATTGCCCTGCATGACCTGCTAGGCAAGTTGGTCGGTAAGCCACTGCATAAGCTCTGGGGGATCAATCCAGCAAACACCCCCATGACCTCGTTCACCATCGGGATCGACACTCCTGAAATGGTGAAGATGAAGACGAAGGAGGCTGCCCGGTTCAAGGTGTTGAAAGTCAAACTAGGCGGAGGGAATGACCGGGAGATGATCGAAGCCGTGCGTTCGGTGACGGACGTGCCCATCTATGTCGATGTGAACCAGGGATGGAGTGATAAGCACGAAGCGTTGGAGATGGTGCACTGGTTGGCCGAGCAGGGGACGGAGTTTGTGGAGCAACCGCTTGCCAAGACCGCCGTCGATGATTTGGCTTGGCTGACATCCAAAAGCCCGCTTCCCATCATTGCCGACGAGGCGTTTCAGCGTCTGGGGGATGTGGCCGACTTTCAAGGCGTGTATTCCGGAATCAATATCAAGCTGATGAAGAGCACGGGCTTGCGCGAGGCTCAAAAGATGATCACCGTGGCCCGAGCATTGGACATGAGGGTGATGATGGGATGCATGACAGAAACGTCTTGTGCAGTATCGGCGGCCGCACAACTATCGCCGCTCGTGGACTGGGCCGATCTCGATGGGAACCTGCTAATCACCAACGATCTCTACGAGGGAGTGAAGGTGATCGACGGCAAGTTAACCCTCAGCGACTTGCCCGGCATCGGGATCCGAAGGCGGAACGCCTGA
- a CDS encoding metallophosphoesterase has protein sequence MFNRRQFLGTVPVSAVAISSVHLDAQADGAELPTGHTSASELIASPPVVQNPRSNGFGVSVAVNQLATAWVEYGFSKDDLPFTAVASQYGLIHADDRVLHVRVHHPEALPTDRPIFYRVKVQPLRYANAYVLERGEPQSTATYPLQLTSASAPRVRIVSINDTHENLETIHALHREIDKLDPDLLIWNGDSCNDFDASDSPEQILLNPAQDPQRSWASTRPILFSNGNHDVRGQRAREVIDSFAAAPESSELPYNQALRFGPLALITLDTGEDKPDHHPVFAGTAAYEPYREKQATWLAQTLKRPEIADARYKVVACHIPLRGTDGQNDGTTLDGYASYSGFGAKLWLPMLKQANCQAIVSGHMHRDRLDAASKEMPILQFVGGGPKPDQATLTIIDASDDGNQKSLMIRIVDLDGKVLHEHQWS, from the coding sequence ATGTTCAATCGTCGTCAGTTTCTCGGCACCGTGCCTGTTTCTGCGGTCGCCATTTCCTCGGTTCACCTAGATGCCCAGGCTGATGGCGCGGAGTTGCCAACGGGCCACACCAGTGCCAGCGAACTAATCGCCAGCCCTCCGGTCGTGCAAAATCCTCGCAGCAATGGGTTTGGCGTTAGCGTTGCTGTGAACCAGTTGGCGACGGCATGGGTTGAGTATGGCTTCAGCAAAGATGACTTGCCGTTCACGGCGGTGGCGAGCCAGTATGGATTGATTCACGCCGATGATCGTGTCCTGCATGTTCGCGTCCATCACCCGGAAGCCCTGCCAACCGATCGGCCGATCTTTTACCGCGTGAAAGTTCAACCGCTTCGCTATGCCAACGCGTACGTGCTCGAGCGTGGCGAACCTCAATCCACCGCGACCTATCCATTGCAATTGACGAGTGCATCGGCTCCGCGGGTTCGCATCGTCAGTATCAATGACACGCACGAAAACTTGGAAACAATCCATGCGCTTCACCGTGAGATTGATAAACTCGATCCCGATTTGCTGATTTGGAATGGCGACAGCTGCAACGATTTCGACGCCTCCGATTCTCCTGAACAGATCTTGCTGAATCCCGCCCAAGATCCACAGCGATCTTGGGCGAGCACTCGTCCGATACTGTTTAGCAATGGAAACCATGACGTGCGAGGTCAACGAGCTCGTGAAGTCATCGACAGTTTTGCTGCGGCTCCCGAGTCATCGGAACTACCCTACAATCAAGCTCTACGGTTCGGGCCTCTGGCGTTGATCACACTTGACACCGGAGAAGACAAACCGGATCACCATCCCGTATTCGCAGGCACCGCAGCCTACGAACCCTACCGAGAAAAACAAGCGACTTGGTTGGCTCAAACGCTCAAGCGACCTGAGATCGCCGATGCCCGCTACAAGGTCGTCGCCTGCCATATCCCGCTGCGAGGAACCGACGGACAAAATGACGGCACGACGCTCGATGGTTACGCAAGCTACAGCGGTTTTGGGGCCAAGCTATGGCTGCCCATGCTGAAACAAGCCAATTGTCAAGCGATTGTATCGGGGCACATGCATCGCGACCGGCTTGACGCGGCGAGCAAGGAGATGCCGATCCTGCAGTTCGTCGGTGGTGGTCCCAAACCGGATCAAGCCACATTGACGATCATCGATGCGAGTGACGACGGCAACCAGAAATCGCTAATGATCCGTATCGTGGACCTCGACGGCAAAGTGTTGCATGAACATCAATGGTCGTAA
- a CDS encoding glucose 1-dehydrogenase, which translates to MTRWPGISQFKLDNQVAIVTGGSKGLGEAMAAGLASAGANLLLVSRNDKEAQDAAAAIAAEYPIKAIGLAADVSDEDQVKALTQRCVDEFGRIDILVNNAAINIRGSIEELTLEEFREVQSINVDAMWLCCKHVSAVMKQVQYGRIINMASTLGVVGLANRTPYATSKGAVVQMTRALGLEFAKDKITVNAICPGPFLTPMNVPIAETEEAKQFIVGATALQRWGELSEIQGAALFLASPASSYVTGSLLTVDGGWTAR; encoded by the coding sequence ATGACTCGTTGGCCCGGTATTTCGCAATTCAAACTCGACAACCAAGTCGCCATCGTCACCGGCGGATCTAAGGGACTCGGGGAGGCGATGGCGGCGGGGCTGGCGTCCGCCGGAGCGAACCTGCTGCTCGTCAGTCGCAACGATAAGGAAGCCCAAGATGCAGCGGCAGCGATCGCAGCGGAGTATCCCATCAAAGCGATTGGATTGGCCGCGGATGTTTCGGATGAAGACCAAGTTAAAGCGTTGACACAGCGCTGCGTCGACGAATTTGGTCGCATTGACATCCTCGTCAACAACGCGGCAATCAATATCCGAGGTTCGATCGAGGAGTTAACGCTGGAAGAGTTTCGCGAAGTCCAAAGCATCAACGTCGATGCCATGTGGTTGTGCTGTAAACATGTTTCGGCGGTGATGAAGCAGGTGCAGTATGGCCGGATCATCAATATGGCCAGCACGCTGGGGGTGGTAGGTTTGGCCAACCGAACGCCCTACGCAACCAGCAAAGGGGCGGTGGTCCAAATGACGCGGGCGCTCGGTTTGGAGTTTGCGAAGGACAAGATCACCGTGAACGCAATCTGTCCCGGGCCGTTTCTGACGCCGATGAATGTACCGATCGCCGAGACCGAAGAGGCCAAACAATTTATCGTCGGCGCGACGGCACTGCAGCGCTGGGGAGAGTTAAGCGAGATTCAGGGTGCCGCGTTGTTTCTCGCCAGTCCCGCGTCCAGCTACGTCACCGGTAGCCTATTGACGGTCGACGGAGGTTGGACCGCAAGATGA
- a CDS encoding NlpC/P60 family protein — MIVLLPLLFACAFASPATPTLSELNELLDSLRATHAPDSRIELWDVQVHASQRGLRVQGNLLSQETFDAVSQSLQRQYPEVVNQLVLLPEKETGSIVNALVNNSVIHLRREPSSTKELVTQALLGTPVRILKSERGKSLIQVPDGYIGWVNNAEVQRVNQQELTAYRDSEKVIYTVQSGRSYSAPNVESLPVSDLVMGNIVRKVSEQAGFTQVLYPDGRRGWVESRELISAEAIFHQTTVQDSLVRTALKFHGIPYLWGGTSSKNIDCSGLICNVYFMNGMLLPRDANMQAMVGRELTTDFVSDALEPGDLLFFGRKASAAAKEKVTHVAMYIGGGEYIHSAGYRERVSINSMDSTQPNFIESYPAIFVKAVRIVGEPFEGFQSTAENAFYNEIIRSRE; from the coding sequence ATGATCGTGCTGTTGCCGCTATTGTTCGCTTGTGCGTTTGCATCCCCAGCGACGCCAACCCTTTCAGAGCTGAATGAATTGTTGGACTCGCTACGCGCGACGCATGCACCTGATAGTCGAATTGAACTTTGGGATGTCCAGGTTCATGCCTCACAAAGGGGCCTACGGGTGCAGGGAAACCTGTTGAGTCAAGAAACGTTTGACGCGGTCTCGCAATCGCTTCAGCGGCAGTATCCCGAGGTGGTCAACCAATTGGTGTTACTTCCTGAAAAGGAGACAGGTTCAATCGTCAATGCTCTGGTGAATAATTCAGTGATTCATTTGCGTCGTGAACCCAGCAGCACCAAGGAACTTGTGACTCAGGCCCTGTTGGGCACCCCCGTGCGGATCCTGAAGTCAGAGCGTGGCAAGAGTCTGATCCAAGTTCCCGACGGATACATCGGCTGGGTGAATAACGCCGAAGTGCAGCGTGTCAATCAACAAGAACTGACGGCATATAGAGACTCCGAAAAAGTTATTTACACGGTCCAGTCGGGACGATCCTACAGTGCCCCAAATGTCGAGTCGTTGCCGGTCAGCGACCTCGTGATGGGGAACATCGTCCGCAAAGTCTCGGAGCAGGCTGGATTCACTCAGGTCCTGTATCCCGATGGACGTCGAGGATGGGTGGAGAGTCGCGAGCTGATTTCGGCGGAGGCGATTTTTCATCAAACGACCGTGCAGGATAGTCTTGTTCGGACCGCTCTAAAGTTTCATGGGATTCCTTATCTATGGGGAGGCACGTCGTCCAAGAACATTGATTGCAGTGGACTGATATGCAATGTCTATTTCATGAACGGCATGCTGTTGCCACGCGACGCAAACATGCAGGCCATGGTCGGCCGGGAACTGACTACCGACTTTGTTTCGGACGCTCTGGAGCCCGGGGATTTGCTGTTCTTTGGCAGAAAAGCATCGGCAGCAGCTAAAGAGAAGGTAACCCATGTGGCCATGTACATCGGCGGAGGCGAATACATTCACTCCGCCGGTTACCGGGAACGAGTCAGTATCAACAGCATGGACAGCACCCAACCCAATTTCATCGAGAGCTACCCCGCGATATTTGTGAAAGCGGTTAGGATTGTGGGCGAGCCGTTTGAAGGTTTCCAGTCCACTGCAGAGAATGCCTTTTACAACGAAATCATCAGGAGCAGAGAATGA
- a CDS encoding peroxidase family protein — translation MENFFGRWAEPRHAANRKASTAKKKGHKRKNTRRCLKTESLEARQLLAANLFNNDVMVEDLHQEEVAPAVESLANANHMHRRSDSGGLHKHDRHEIPESYDDVDVPSDERDDAPSDLPTDTSLEGLPTEYRSIDGSGNNLENPELGTAGTQLTRIADSDYADGISEPAGEDRPSAREISNVLATDESLINDRDLSAFVYAWGQFIDHDISRTPTGEESFDIEVPTGDEYFDPFATGTQTISLTRSAYDPETGTDSAREQINAITTWIDGSVIYGSDDATAMALSTLSGGHLKTSEGDLLPYNNDETFPDGTLPMDNDAGIVPDDELFAAGDVRANENIELTALQTLFVREHNRLADEIAATDPTLTDEEIYQQARAIVVAELQAITYNEWLPAVLGEDALSEYDGYDSSVDPTIANEFSTAAFRFGHSLLGDDVEFLDNEGNAIAEEIPLSQAFSNPEAVSENGIDSIIKYLTADPSSELDIQVVDSVRNFLFGPPGSGGFDLVSLNIQRGRDHGLSDYNSTRVAYGLDPVESFADITSDPDLQAKLEQLYGTVDDIDLWVGGLAEDHVDGASVGETFQTIITDQFERLRDADRFWYENTFSGSALAEIESTTLSDIIERNTELTDLQEDVFLFSASISGTVTTEETVQQNNRDGRTKSKGNDKSKEGGTTEGVSGQVIQLGSEGEIVAETTTDSEGNYRFDVQDGLRTGEYEIYLVSQTDDIVSTIAVEEVAITTGDVHLENIDFSLSDDDGDTGSDHRDKSQRSGSGSDSGQRSDSGQRRGSASDNEQSGRGDQSLQQPLRPDLVDPFFSGRDISFRNPQR, via the coding sequence ATGGAAAACTTCTTTGGACGATGGGCCGAGCCTCGTCACGCCGCCAACCGCAAAGCCTCTACAGCAAAGAAGAAGGGGCATAAACGCAAAAACACTCGGCGATGTCTGAAGACAGAGTCCTTGGAGGCTCGACAGCTGTTGGCCGCCAATCTCTTCAACAACGACGTCATGGTTGAAGATTTGCACCAAGAGGAGGTGGCACCGGCGGTCGAATCACTGGCTAATGCCAACCATATGCACCGGCGATCCGACAGCGGCGGATTGCACAAACACGATCGCCATGAGATTCCAGAGTCCTATGATGACGTTGACGTTCCGTCAGACGAGAGGGATGACGCGCCCAGTGATCTTCCAACCGATACTTCACTAGAGGGGCTGCCGACCGAATATCGGTCCATCGACGGGTCGGGCAACAATCTCGAAAACCCCGAACTCGGCACGGCGGGTACTCAACTCACTCGCATCGCGGACAGCGACTATGCTGACGGAATCTCGGAGCCTGCCGGTGAAGATCGCCCCAGCGCACGAGAGATCAGCAATGTGCTGGCGACCGATGAAAGCCTGATCAACGATCGCGACTTGTCCGCATTCGTCTATGCGTGGGGCCAATTCATCGACCACGACATCTCACGTACGCCTACGGGTGAAGAGTCGTTTGACATCGAAGTCCCTACGGGCGACGAATACTTTGATCCCTTCGCAACGGGAACCCAGACGATTTCGCTGACCCGGTCGGCTTACGATCCCGAAACCGGAACCGATTCCGCTCGCGAACAGATCAACGCCATCACCACTTGGATCGACGGTTCGGTGATTTATGGATCCGACGATGCAACCGCGATGGCGTTGAGCACGCTTTCAGGCGGCCATTTGAAGACGAGCGAAGGCGATTTGTTGCCGTACAACAACGACGAAACGTTTCCCGACGGAACGCTTCCGATGGACAATGATGCAGGAATTGTTCCTGACGACGAATTGTTTGCCGCAGGAGACGTACGCGCAAACGAGAACATCGAACTGACCGCGCTGCAAACGTTGTTCGTGCGAGAGCACAATCGACTCGCCGACGAAATTGCAGCTACCGATCCAACGCTGACCGACGAAGAAATCTATCAGCAAGCGCGTGCGATTGTGGTCGCTGAACTGCAAGCAATCACCTACAACGAATGGCTTCCGGCGGTCTTAGGCGAAGACGCGCTCAGCGAATACGATGGCTACGATTCATCGGTTGATCCCACCATTGCCAACGAGTTCTCGACCGCCGCGTTCCGATTCGGACATAGCTTGCTTGGCGATGATGTCGAGTTTTTGGACAACGAGGGAAACGCAATCGCAGAAGAGATCCCGCTGAGCCAGGCGTTTTCAAACCCCGAAGCGGTCTCGGAAAATGGAATCGATTCCATCATCAAGTATTTGACGGCCGACCCATCTTCGGAATTGGATATTCAGGTCGTCGACAGCGTCCGCAATTTCTTGTTTGGTCCTCCCGGATCGGGCGGGTTCGACTTGGTGAGTTTGAACATCCAGCGGGGCAGGGACCATGGATTGTCGGACTACAACTCGACGCGGGTCGCTTACGGATTGGATCCCGTCGAAAGCTTTGCCGACATCACGTCGGACCCGGATCTACAAGCCAAACTGGAGCAACTTTACGGCACGGTCGATGATATCGACCTGTGGGTGGGCGGATTGGCCGAAGACCATGTCGACGGCGCCAGTGTCGGCGAAACGTTCCAAACCATCATCACGGACCAATTCGAGCGACTTCGCGACGCCGATCGGTTTTGGTACGAGAACACGTTCTCTGGATCCGCGTTGGCTGAAATCGAAAGTACGACGCTGTCCGACATCATCGAGCGCAATACGGAACTCACCGATCTGCAAGAGGATGTGTTCCTCTTTAGCGCTTCGATTTCAGGCACAGTCACCACAGAGGAAACCGTCCAGCAAAACAATCGCGATGGCCGAACCAAGTCCAAGGGGAACGACAAGTCCAAGGAGGGTGGTACAACCGAAGGGGTCTCGGGACAGGTGATCCAGTTGGGCAGTGAAGGGGAAATCGTTGCTGAAACGACAACCGATTCCGAGGGCAACTACCGCTTCGATGTTCAAGATGGTCTACGGACGGGCGAATACGAAATCTATCTGGTTTCGCAAACCGACGACATTGTCTCGACGATCGCGGTGGAGGAGGTTGCGATAACAACCGGGGACGTCCATTTGGAGAATATTGATTTCTCGCTCAGCGATGATGACGGCGACACGGGGTCAGACCATCGTGACAAATCTCAACGCTCCGGCTCGGGCTCCGACTCGGGCCAACGGTCCGACAGTGGACAACGTCGCGGTTCCGCTTCGGACAACGAGCAATCAGGCCGAGGGGACCAATCGCTTCAGCAACCGCTGCGTCCTGATCTTGTCGATCCGTTCTTCAGTGGCCGAGACATCTCGTTTCGCAACCCACAACGGTAA